The Acidovorax sp. RAC01 genomic sequence AGTTCCGGCAGCATGGCAACCGACGCCAGTGAGCCACAGCAAATCAGCGGACCGTCGTCACTGGCGCGCCTCAGGCCAGTGCCCCCGCGCAAGGGCCGCCGAGCTGCTCTGGCAGCGCGTCTCTTGCGTGCGGTGGGGGCGTCCCCCTCCCGCAAGCGCAGCGCAGCGAGAGAGGGGGAAGCGGCGTAGCCGCTCAGGGGGTGATTTGTGTCAAGACGGCTTGGCCAGCCCCAGCTTTTCCACCAGCGCCTTCTCGCGCGTGAAGGTTTCCTGCGCAAACTTCTGGTACGCGGCTGTGCTCATGTACATGGGCACCATGTCGTAGCGGGCCAGCGCCGTGCGGTAGCTTTCCTGCTCCATGGCCTGCTTGAAGGCATCGTGCAGGCGCTTGACCACGGCGGTGGGTGTGCCCTTGGGCGCACCGATGCCGAATGGCGAGTTCTGCACCAGGTTCAGGCCCAGCTCCTTGAGCGTGGGCGCATCGGGGAACTTGGCCAGGCGCTCGGCGCCCCAGGTGTTGAGCACGCGCAGCTTGCCGGCCTCGACCTGCGGCGCAAAGCCGGTGGAATCTGCCGCAGCCATGATCTGCCCGCCCAGGATGGACTGCATCAGGTCGGCGCTGCCCTTGTAGGGCACATGCAGCAGCTCCAGGCCCAGTTGCTGGGCAATCAGCTCCATGGTCAGGTGCGGGCTGGTCATGGTGCCGGTGGAGCCATAGCTCAGCTTGCCGGGGTTGGCCTTGGCCCAGGCCACAAAGTGGGTCCAGGTCTTGAGCTGCGAATCGGCGGGCACCACCACGCCGAAGGCATAGCCGGTCACATTCAGCACGTAGCTGATGTCCTTGACCGGGTCCCAGTTGATCTTGGTGGTGTAGGGCAGGCGGAACACACCCAGCGGAATCTGCGCCAGGGTGTAGCCGTCAGCGGGCGAGGTCTGCAGCGCCTGCGCGGGCAGCGTGCCGCCCGCGCCAGGCTTGTTTTCCACGATCACCGCCTGCCCGAGGATCTTGCTGGCGTTGTCGGCCAGCGCGCGCATGGTGATGTCGGTGGGGCCACCCGCCGGGAAGGCAATGACCAGTTTGATCGGCTTGTTGGGAAAGCTCTGGGCCTGGGCCATGAAAGCGGGTGCGGCCAGGCTGGCAGCTCCCCATTGGATGACGTGGCGACGTTGCATGGCGGGTTCCTCGGAGTTCAAACAAAAAGTCTTTCCATTGAACCGCAGCGGGTGCAATGCAACATGGTGGAAAGCCCCTAGCGAATGTCACGAACGTGGCAGAACTTTCCTCCTGCGCCTGCGCACAGGGCTGCCCTGTGCACCCGATGCACGACTCAGCGCGCCGTGCGCATCCGCGGTCGCGGGCCGTCTGCAATGGTGCAAACGCTCGGAACAGCGGGGCTGTA encodes the following:
- a CDS encoding Bug family tripartite tricarboxylate transporter substrate binding protein → MQRRHVIQWGAASLAAPAFMAQAQSFPNKPIKLVIAFPAGGPTDITMRALADNASKILGQAVIVENKPGAGGTLPAQALQTSPADGYTLAQIPLGVFRLPYTTKINWDPVKDISYVLNVTGYAFGVVVPADSQLKTWTHFVAWAKANPGKLSYGSTGTMTSPHLTMELIAQQLGLELLHVPYKGSADLMQSILGGQIMAAADSTGFAPQVEAGKLRVLNTWGAERLAKFPDAPTLKELGLNLVQNSPFGIGAPKGTPTAVVKRLHDAFKQAMEQESYRTALARYDMVPMYMSTAAYQKFAQETFTREKALVEKLGLAKPS